The genome window tttaattatatAAGGTATTTTGGGCccggttttcgtatacggggtgtattttaggacgtatatggatattctaaatatattaggggtgtcggaaatattttaggagggttgttatagaaCGAGAGGGTGCAAAACTAAGGCAAAGAGAAGGGGCCCTAAACTCAAACACTTATCACTAGTTTGTTACTTTGTTACGAATTGAAACCATTGCAAGGTATAGGACTTGTCCCACAATTGTTGCATGTTACAGCTTAAACAAGAGAGCTCAACCCAAAAGACTAATGGTGAGTGAGAGAGCCCACTTGGTTTATAAATCTCACATTTGTTTCCCATACAACCGATGTAAAATAAATCCCATACCTTGCAATAGTTTCAGTTCGTAACAATTGGCCTTTCTTAAGAGCTAACGTCCTCGTTGGTTATGGTTGGCTTCCTCCATGTCATTACTCCGTGGGCCACCACTCCGAGTTttcctggctctgataccaatgttatAACCCAAACAAGAGAACtcaacccaaaagactagtctggTAGGTGAGAGAACTCATTTGATATATAAACTCCACTTTTACCGATGTGAGATAAGTCCTATATCTTACCATTTAACGATTTGGGCCGAATTCCATTATCAATTTAAAGATTTATTGTGGTTTAAGAGCGCCTCCTTATTCTCCTTTGTGTGTGTCGTCCCACACATCTAGAGATTTTATTTCTAAGAACATTAAATCAAACTTGCCATTTCATCCCCTTATGTTTGCCATTTGATCTCTTTTGTCACAAACTTCATTCATTCCCCTTTTAACTTATATTCTAACTaagttattttatttcatttcataccataaaacaaaaaacatactaataaattaaaaatggtttttgggagGAACAAGTTTACATGTGAATTGGAGGGAACAAGAGACGTAACTGCCTAGTTTATACGACTAGGATTGAAGGATTTTCTGCTCGAAAGGTCATGTTAAAAAAACGTTTAATATTCTCTAGCGTCAATAAGATATATAATTGAACGGGAATGGATAGGGTGCGGCAGTGATGTCACACTGCCTTATCTAGCATGGACAAAGGTTAGAAGGGTCCAGGGGTATGTACTAAGTAGAGCTAGGGTATGTACGTGTGTTGGTGGTGTAGGAGAGGTGGTAGAGAGCCTATAATGGCTTTGATACCATGTAAAACGGTAAAACTGATTAATTGCATATTACTTGAAATTAATCATAAGTTTCTATTATATGTGTTAgagctgtaaacgaaccgaacgttcagcaaacagttcgtgaaccgttcggccggaagttcgtttatgtttgttcgtttaataaacgaacgaacatgaacaagaaatttcgttcgattagttaaatgaacgaacatgaacagaggtctcgttcgttcgattgtgttcgtgaacgttcggtaaggtgttcgtgaacattcgttgatttgcgtttgtttatgttcgtatgtttgtgttttaattgaagatctttatactttcttatattttatatgtactttttatattattaaacttttatttattttattaccttaacaattaaactaggaaacccactttcaccttatttatgcatcatttccctttcatttctcagtATTTACATTGGTGAATACGATcaacctccgttccacaataagggattcaagttcgagtgctattCTCTGGGccggccatctatctttatccttcgtcgcgttcaccaaatttatttatgttcgtgaaccgttcgcgaacacgctcatttccttaatgaacgaacacgaacattaaatctcgttcggtaagtgttcatgaaccgttcgtgaacacatttatttccttaacgaacgaacacgaacaaagccttattcgtgttcgttcggttcgtttacagccatAATATGTGTTGTTGTTCACTTGTTCCATATAAGTTTTGGGgtcatttcataaacatgaaaactTGACACATCTTTGATTTAAAAACTAGGCCGACAAACCCTCGCCCCCACCACCAGCCCCGGAGGCCTGAACCATCATACTCCACCAGTCAAGACGTAGTCTTTTACGCACTCCTCCGGCGGCTGCCCTTCTCCGCCGCTCATCCACCGCCTCCTAAGTAACTTCCTTTTATCATCTATAACATCCTATTTTGCACACCTTAATCTCCAATTATTCTCACCTGTTTCCGGTTACTTTCAAGTTTACGATTTCATATTTACGATATGAAATTTACAAATTGTTTATCGATTATCATGATTTGATTTGTTGTGTTTATGAGTGTTTGAAATCGGAAAGTTGTGTTTAGAAACTAATTGGTTGATTTGAAACCCTAAATTAGTATGCTGTTGTGATTTGTGATGTTATGTGGTGATAAGTTGGAAGCTAGGGTTTTGATTATGGAAGCATGACTTGTTTGTTGTTGATGTATGGTTTGTGTAATGCATCTTGGTGCTATAACTGGAATTTTAGCTCATGGTTTATgtttttataattagttatggTGACATATAAGTTATTATTTTGTATTTAACTTTGTTTAGGTGAGGATTACTGCAAATCCTTTGCTTAGAGTTAGTTATTCGAGACGATGATAGATTAGTGGAAACAGTTAAAGATGTTATGTGTTACTAAACTGGAATAAGAGCTTTGATTATGGATTCATCATTTGTTTGTTGTTGATGTATGGTTTATCTGATAAATCTTGGTACTACAACCGAAAATCCAGTTCATAGTTCATGTTTTATACTCAGTTATCGTGGCATACAAGTCATTATCCTGTAATTAACTTTGTTGAGGTGAGGAACACTGAAAGTACTCTGCTAAAGATTTAAAGTTGCTAATCACTCGCCAGTCTTCCCGTTTGGGCATTTCTTTCAGgaaataatttgtttaacttttctgTGTGGTCATAAGTAATTAGGATCATTGTAACTAGTGTTACGGGTGATAACATAAAGTGTAGGACTATACCATTCTAGTGGCAACGGTTCATTTTTCTCGACTGTTTACAGGTTTCGATGGGGAAGAAGGTTAAAAAGAGGGCAGCGCGCAACGCTGAAAAGGAAAAACGCTTTACAACTTCTTCTCCCAAAACAGTTACACCAGAGGTTGTTCCAGCCACTGACACAGCGGTCGATGGCATTTCAGTAATTAAAGAGACACCAACATGTCCTCATCTTGAACAAGGCATCAATTTCGAAaagttttctttaaaaataacATCACTGGAATCTCATAAATGTGACGATTGTAGAGATAGTGCGACTAATAGAAGGCCAAAGAAGGGAAAATCGAAACAGGGAAAAGCTAAAGGAAACGGTTCGAAACCCGAATCGAGCTCCATTTGGGTGTGTTTGGAATGCGGGCATTTTTCATGTGGTGGTGTCGGGTTTCCGACAACACCACAGAGTCACGCAGTTCGACATTCGAAACAAAACCGTCATCCGTTAGTTATGCAGTTTGCAAACCCTAATCTCAGATGGTGTTTTCCTTGTAACACAATTATTCCAGTTCAACGTTTCGAGAATGAAGAACAAAAGGATGCGTTATCCGAGtttgttaaacttgttaaaaCTCAATCATCACCGGAAACACGTGTAGACGTTGAGGATATCTGGTTCGGAAGTGGTAGCGTTACAAGTGAGATAAAATCCGTAACCACCTCTACGAGTTGTGTAGAAAACGGAGATGGGTATATGATAAGAGGTTTGGTAAATTTAGGGAACACATGTTTCTTCAATTCCGTATTGCAAAATCTTTTGGCAATGGACGTATTACGGGATTACTTCATGAAACTAGAAAAGCCTGTTGGGCCTCTTACATCTTCTTTAAAGAAGCTTTTCATTGAAACTGGCCCACCAACAGGCGTTCGGAATGTCATCAACCCGAGATCGTTTTTCGGTTGTGTTTGTGCAAAGGCTCCCCAATTTAAAGGATTTCAACAGCATGATAGTCATGAACTGCTTCGTTGCTTGCTTGACGGATTGTGCACCGAAGAATCGCGTGTACAAAAACGTTCTCAAGATGGTAAAAGTTCTCCGAAACATGTTACTACTTTCGTAGATCAAATATTCGGGGGACAAATATCGAGTACAGTTAGTTGTTTGGAATGTGGGCATTCGTCAGTTGTATATGAGCCTTGTTTAGATCTCTCACTGCCGTTACCGACCAAAAGTTCGCAATCTAAACGGGCCACTTCGGTTTCTCGATCCAAGAAACCGAAACTTCCTCCTAAACGGCAGGGAAAGTTTCGACCCAAAAGTAAAAAAGTTGCAAATGTTTCAACAAGCAACGAGTCGGCAGGAACCGCTAAGCGTATCGAAAACGGAATCGACAAAAACATCGCGTCAGGTGATTTAGCGCAATCAGAGTTACAATCGAATGGAGTCAAACAGGTTCAACTGGATTCTATTGAGCCGACCACTTTGTTGAATAATAACGATAGTGGTACTGTGAATTCATCGAATATTTCCTCATCGTTGGATCCTGAGCCCGTTATGGAATCAAACGGTCATGATACAACCGTTGATCAAATCGACTCCATTGGTCCAGAGGAAACACTATCATGGTTGGATTTTCTTGAACCGGGTAATGATACGGTTGATGATACGGCATCACATGATCAAGATTCATCTATAATTCAAGATTCTGGAAATAGTAATGATGTAGTTCAAGATTCCGGAAACAGTAACGATGTCGTTTGGGAAGAAGAGCCTCTGCTGAAAGTTCAAGAATCGGAAGTGTTGTTACTTCCGTACAAGGAAGTCACGTCGACTAGTGAACAAGAACCGTTGGATTTTGACGGATTTGGTGGTCTGTTTGACGAGCCTGATCTTGCTGACGGGCCCACTGTGAGCACCGTATCAAACGGAATAGAAGAAAGCGAATCTGATCCTGATGAAGTTGATACCGATTCTCCGGTTTCCGTGGAGAAATGTTTGGCTTATTTCACTACCCCTGAGCTTCTAACCAAAACCGAACACGCTTGGCAGTGCGAAAAATGTTCAAAATCGTTGTTAGAGGAAAAAACGAGATTAAAAAGCCAACCGCAAAAATTCGTACCCAACGGGGGCGGAAACGGAAACGGAATTTCAGGTGTTTCGTCTGATTCATGCATCGAACATGTGCATTCTAACGGGTTcggaaacattaatgatcaaagtACAGAAATTGCTGACGTGGCGTTGGATAATGGAAAGAATGAAGACGGTCAAGATGCAGAATCTTTCAGTGTTAACGGGCTCGCTGAAAGTTCCAAGAATGAGAAGGTTCTAGAAGGGCAACATGAAGAAGATAGCAGTGAGGATGAAGAGGTGGATTCTAAGTGTGTTATGGTGGCAAGAGATGCGTCTAAGAGGATTCTGATCAGTAGGGCCCCACCAGTTTTGACGATTCATTTGAAAAGATTTAGCCAAGATGCTCGAGGGCGGTTAAGTAAGTTAAATGGTCACGTCAACTTTGGAGAAACAATTGATCTTAAACCCTATATGGACCCcaggtatattttttttttcttttctcttgAATTATCTCTTTATGATTATCTAATATATGACCGCTATAGAAGACAGATTATTATTCTTGTTATTGCCTTTTTGCTCACAAGTTTTTGGAGCTCTATGTAAACAAGAGTAGTTATGTGCAAATGCCTATTAGTCCCTTGTGAAACCTGACTAGTTTCTGTTGTGAATTTAGAGGTggcaattttgacccgtttgtataCAGTTTGGTTGATTTTGGCCATACCTTTGACGGGTCAAACACGAGTTAAAGTTAATTTTATTAAGCGTAAagtgccattttcgtccttgaggtttggtcacttttgcgacttttgtccaaaggtttgtttttccgcatctggatccaaaaggtttgaaatcttgccaatTTCATCCTACTCGTTTACTCCATTCATTTTtaacgttaagtcaggggtatttttcTTCATTTTAgttatttgttttgtttatttgtatCAAAATGGCAAGATTATGACGGAAATAACCCTCACTTGACgttaaaaatggatggagttaatgagcccgttgaaaatggcaaagatttcaagccttttggatccagatgcgaaaaaacaaagatttggacgaaagtcgcaaaactagccaaacctcagggacgaaaatggcattttactcttattatTAATAATGAAACAGGTTAAGTGGGTCAAATGGCTTCCAAATAAAACCGAATTATATTCGAAAGGTTAAAGTTTAATAATTTCTTTATTAAGAAAAACCTTTAGCTTATTACTGTAAAGATAATATAGTTCTTATATtctataacttttataaaaaaataacaaaatcgGTTTGTGGGTTGGCTCGGCCTTTAGTCACCCTTGCTAAAAAACCTATATACCCTACGTCCCTACCCACTCGTTTTGCTATCACAACCTATTAACCGTCCTGCCGAAAATctacaaggtttttttttttttttttttttttttttttttttgtgacgaGATGTGTTTGGGTGATACAGCTGCTGCAAAGATAGAGAGACATACAAATACGAGTTGGTAGGAGTGGTGGAGCATTCAGGGACAATGAGGGGAGGGCATTATGTGGCTTATGTGAAAGGTGTTGCAAAGGGTAATTTGGACAATTCCTTATGGTACCATGCAAGCGATGCTTACATCCGCGAGGCTTCTTTGCAAGAAGTTCTCGGATGCGAGGCCTACATTTTGTTCTATAAAGAAATGTGAGTTACACTTTGATATTTCAATTATTTAATTACTTCCAAATTTCCATCCCCTATTTCTGGGATTTCTTTTTTGGAAAAGTTGAGGGATGTAATTGAGAGAATATCCCTTACTGAGAAAGCAACTGAAAATTTGTCTCATGAGTGTACAATATCAACATTATACACCCCCATTTTGGTTTCCATCATAATTTTTTTGTTAGGTTATATTTAGGAATCTACAGCTTAACTACAACCATATTCGTGTGCCATGAGGTTTATTAGCAGTATTAGCAAGTGTACTTTTTTGCTGGTTGTCAGATCCTAGGGCTATAAACGAGTCAAGCGGATCATGAGTTATTCAAAATTGGCTTGTTATCAAGCCGATCTCAACCCCAATTTTGGAGCTTTCAGTTAGAGCTCACTCAGAGAGCGGTTCGTGGGTTATATATGAATTTGGCTCGTAATCAAGCCGTTCTTAACCCTAATTGAAGTTTTTAGTTGAGCTTGAGTATGAGCTTGATTAAGCTTGCGATGCCtgtttatatatgtgtgtgtatatataatagTTTATGGTATAATATATATGTACTTGTAGTAAAGAAAACATATATTGTTGGTGATGAACATGCAAGTTAGATAGTATTCTCTTCTCTTCAAGACAGCTTGCAAAATACAGAGGTGGTCACTGGTTGATTGCTTGGTCTGACCGTGAATTGATTGTCCAAGATACTGAGCAAAACTCAAGTACCAAAACAGACTCGTGATCCATGCTTATAATCCAAAAAAGTTTACAAACAGAAGAACGGTCCATCTCACGGCTAAATCGTTAATACATGACACGTTTATGATGttcagaaaaaaataaaaatgttacataaggtttttcttttacaaaaattttcAAATATATGTATGGTACCCTGTTTTTTTCAGAAAAAATAataatgttacatagggtttttACAAGGGTTTCTAGAGTTttttcaactcaagtgggttttcattTTATCCTTTCCATATACATATATCTATCCTGGGTGAAGttggtaaaaaaaatattttccgTGAGAAGTCTGAGAAGACATAGAAATTGACATGTAGGCATCATGTTTTGGACTTCGGTATgatgttttggcaagaaaaacaccaaacataacaatctAAAACACATTGTAATGTATTATGGGCATGAAATTTAAAAGCAACGAAAACACACTacttaacacttaaaacacattATTTAACATTCTTGGCATAGTGTTTTAATTTTTAAGCCTAGAATTCATTGCATTGTatcttaaattgttatgtttggtgttttttttgCCAAAACAATCCAAAACATGTCAATTCTTATGTCTTCTCACATTTCTCATAAAAAGTGTcattttttacaggatcctaggACTATATATATATGAGTGATTGATCCAAACTGAAGATGAAGGGGATGATGGTTCAGATGAGTAtaaaggttgaagatgaagtaaATTAGGGTATTAAAAGGGGGGAAAGACAAGTGGGGAGGTGAAATGACCGTTCTACCATCATTATTTCATTATATTCCTATAACATTTAGACCAAAAAATTGAGATGTTACAGCCGCTACAATATCAATCTTTTATGAGAACTGTTAAGTGTAATACCCAAGAGCGACCTGACCCGGCCTGATTTTGATCCCAGCCCCTTTGACCGAAAAAATAATTTATCATCCTGCCATTACTCCTATTTGTGGCAAGTCCAGGTAGATACTTGGACCCGCACCAAGGTTACCCGCTTGATCCCAACCACTCTTAACAGCGACCCGACCCATATATCCACGTATACGGTGTACGCTCACTGCTCACATGACCCATGGATCAAAAGGTCAACCTCATTGCAACAGTTTGTACAGGTCTACTATCTGTGCTATCAAGATACCAAAGAAAACGGAATCCAAAATGTAACCTTATCAACATCCATGAAGTTCAATATAAAATTCGCTCGTTTCTCAATTCTTTGTTACACAAATTTCAAACCCTAGTTTGTGTTACCGAACGGATATACAATCAATCATTTCAAGTCCGGTTGAACCAGAGTACTTCGATCAAAGATTCACATTTTTTATCTTCCAAAATCACTCTATTCTAAAACTCTTTATATATAGTAAACACAGTTATTAATTCTTTCTACCCAAAATAAATATTTTTCATCAAACTTGAAGGCAAAAGCAACTCATCTTACACTCAAAAGTCAACTGTTGACTATTGTGTGGGAGTATAATCTCTCCTATGCACCGCTGCTGTTTGCAACACCTGCACGAACTCTCAACATTTCAGTCCGCTTGCTTCTCTCCATGACATCTACTAGCCAGTTGACAATTTCCTTTATTCCGGTCCTGccattaaaatccaaaaagaaaaaCGATATATTTATGCTAATTTCACAAATTCCACATAAGTCAATGGTATAATATTTACTAGTTACATATTGTAGACTTACCCGTCGTAGCCTGAAACACCTTCAAATGTATAAGCTCTTTCGTCTAACTTCTTGAGGTCCAAATA of Helianthus annuus cultivar XRQ/B chromosome 1, HanXRQr2.0-SUNRISE, whole genome shotgun sequence contains these proteins:
- the LOC110877675 gene encoding ubiquitin carboxyl-terminal hydrolase 2, translated to MGKKVKKRAARNAEKEKRFTTSSPKTVTPEVVPATDTAVDGISVIKETPTCPHLEQGINFEKFSLKITSLESHKCDDCRDSATNRRPKKGKSKQGKAKGNGSKPESSSIWVCLECGHFSCGGVGFPTTPQSHAVRHSKQNRHPLVMQFANPNLRWCFPCNTIIPVQRFENEEQKDALSEFVKLVKTQSSPETRVDVEDIWFGSGSVTSEIKSVTTSTSCVENGDGYMIRGLVNLGNTCFFNSVLQNLLAMDVLRDYFMKLEKPVGPLTSSLKKLFIETGPPTGVRNVINPRSFFGCVCAKAPQFKGFQQHDSHELLRCLLDGLCTEESRVQKRSQDGKSSPKHVTTFVDQIFGGQISSTVSCLECGHSSVVYEPCLDLSLPLPTKSSQSKRATSVSRSKKPKLPPKRQGKFRPKSKKVANVSTSNESAGTAKRIENGIDKNIASGDLAQSELQSNGVKQVQLDSIEPTTLLNNNDSGTVNSSNISSSLDPEPVMESNGHDTTVDQIDSIGPEETLSWLDFLEPGNDTVDDTASHDQDSSIIQDSGNSNDVVQDSGNSNDVVWEEEPLLKVQESEVLLLPYKEVTSTSEQEPLDFDGFGGLFDEPDLADGPTVSTVSNGIEESESDPDEVDTDSPVSVEKCLAYFTTPELLTKTEHAWQCEKCSKSLLEEKTRLKSQPQKFVPNGGGNGNGISGVSSDSCIEHVHSNGFGNINDQSTEIADVALDNGKNEDGQDAESFSVNGLAESSKNEKVLEGQHEEDSSEDEEVDSKCVMVARDASKRILISRAPPVLTIHLKRFSQDARGRLSKLNGHVNFGETIDLKPYMDPSCCKDRETYKYELVGVVEHSGTMRGGHYVAYVKGVAKGNLDNSLWYHASDAYIREASLQEVLGCEAYILFYKEM